The DNA sequence GTAATTCCTAAGTGAAGAGGATAATCAAAAGCTTTTGCTGCTTTTTCATATGCTTCGATGGCTAAGTTAACATCAGAAGCCTTCATCGACACAATAATGTCATGGAAATCAAGGTCTTCTAGAATTTTTATATGGTGGAGTGCACTTTCTACCATACCATCAGCTGTTGGATACCCATATTTTTCAAGAATTCTTTTTTCTAATGAACCAGCATTAACACCAATTCGAATCGGAATTCCTTTTTCTTTCGCAGCTTTTACAACCGCTTCAACCTTTTCTCTTTTTCCGATATTACCTGGATTAATACGAATTTTATCTGCGCCGCCTTCAATCGCTTTTAAGGCTAATTTGTAATCAAAATGAATATCAACTACTAGCGGTATTGAAATGCGAGCTTTAATAGCAGAAATCGCTTCAGCTGCTCTCATATCAGGACAAGCTACTCGTACGATTTGGCAGCCAGCTTCCTCTAAACGATGGATTTCTGCTACAGTTGCTTCTACATCGTGTGTCTTTGTTGTTGTCATACTTTGAACAACGACTTCATTATTACCGCCTATTTGAATATTCCCAACCTTTACAGGTCTCGTCTTTGTTCGATGAGTAACGTGGGTCATTTAACAATCGCCCCTTCAGACTTCAGGATAAAATATTGTGCGAAAAAGCACACACCGTATATTTTAGCAATAGCCTGTTTTGTTTGGCAAGAAATATCTTTTACTCTTGATGATAAAGAGGAAAGTTATATGTTTTTCCGATTTGAATTTCTTCTGGCTTGATGCCGTCATTTAATTCTTGGAAGTCGTAAACAATCTGACTAATAGAAGCTTGGACAGGAGCATCATGTAAATGTTCAACGATAGAAAGAACTGTATATCCGCTTTCTACGATGACCTCTTGGAAGGGGATGCTTGTCCCAGGTGAAGATGGTTGTGTAGTGTTTTCACTGTCGCTTTTTTGTTCTTGCTTTGATGCCGCTTCGGGTAAAGTCCCAGTCGTTAGGTCATAATAAGTACTATATAAAACAAGAATAATCACAAATGAAAAAAATAATTTCTTCATTAGCTTGTCCTCCTCAAAAAAACTCTTATATAACTTTATATGCATGGAAAAATATTTTATGCCAATTTATTATATTTTTTCGATAAAAATATTTTTTACGCATGATTTTTAAAGGAGCTCATAGAAATGGAACAAGCTATACCGAAAAAAATAGTGATGTTGGTTGTTAGTTTATTACCACTTATTATGGTACTTGGGAATTCGATGTTTATCCCGCTTATCCCAACGATTCAGTCAGAG is a window from the Bacillus alkalicellulosilyticus genome containing:
- the ispG gene encoding flavodoxin-dependent (E)-4-hydroxy-3-methylbut-2-enyl-diphosphate synthase translates to MTHVTHRTKTRPVKVGNIQIGGNNEVVVQSMTTTKTHDVEATVAEIHRLEEAGCQIVRVACPDMRAAEAISAIKARISIPLVVDIHFDYKLALKAIEGGADKIRINPGNIGKREKVEAVVKAAKEKGIPIRIGVNAGSLEKRILEKYGYPTADGMVESALHHIKILEDLDFHDIIVSMKASDVNLAIEAYEKAAKAFDYPLHLGITESGTLFAGTIKSAAGLGAILNMGIGNTVRISLSADPVEEIKVARELLKSFGLAANAATLISCPTCGRIEIDLISIANEIEEYISKIKANIKVAVLGCAVNGPGEAREADIGIAGARGEGLLFRHGEIVRKVPEETMVEELKKEIDKIAAEKIAAQA